The nucleotide window CGGAGCTGGCCCGGCTGCTCGGCGAACGCACCGGGCTCGAGGTGATCACGCCCGAGACCACGGACCGGGCCGTGGAGGCCCTCGAGCCGGGCGGCAGGGTCGTGGTCCTGGACGATTCGCTGGTGGAGCACGCGGATGTGCAGCCCCTGATTCACGGCGCGGGCAAGGTCTTCTATCTCATGGCCGACACCCGGCTGCTGTCTGGCCGCGTGGCCGGGCGGGATTCGGTCGAGGACGAGGAGGGGCTGTGGCGGGAGATGTCCGCCCGGCTGGCGCGCATGGAGCCGGTCTTCTATTCCGTGCTGCATTTCATCCTTCATGCGGCGCAGCCCCCTGAGGAGATGCTCGGGGACGCCCTGGAGAAGATCGGTTACTAGGCGGGTCGACTGCGGGCGCGTTGGTGACAGCATCGCCGGATTGGGGTAAGCAGAAGTCCGATCAACGACATCTATACTATGGAGTAATATACATGCCGGAAAAGAAACTCAGGGTCGACTTCATGGCCATGACCCCCG belongs to Pseudodesulfovibrio portus and includes:
- a CDS encoding nucleoside/nucleotide kinase family protein, whose translation is MVKYLINQRYEVGEADSRREFGKGEKREDYADAWQDTGNVVLVGLRGAGKAELARLLGERTGLEVITPETTDRAVEALEPGGRVVVLDDSLVEHADVQPLIHGAGKVFYLMADTRLLSGRVAGRDSVEDEEGLWREMSARLARMEPVFYSVLHFILHAAQPPEEMLGDALEKIGY